One stretch of Oncorhynchus gorbuscha isolate QuinsamMale2020 ecotype Even-year linkage group LG21, OgorEven_v1.0, whole genome shotgun sequence DNA includes these proteins:
- the LOC124008393 gene encoding uncharacterized protein LOC124008393 isoform X2, which translates to MTMENAAHLQSQLTSLMNAVMRAAVVEIVRLVEGSAVALRDELSKSKRENEALKAENESNKNKMQNLEAKLAAEQRSLGCHVAEAGGDQFVQTKEDVKACAEKTRARLQSLQPAGQSQATAFNKGEGLKVVAMEKDGIQVLRIKKEIHEGTEHDTPCPMTGEQPCPKVDMVYGKEWSQSLWRDGKEIGDRSDGTEEKETPGPSMTQHQIATGSNKKKRCDVCGPKKDRKTQYTCVKCKKYICSTHTVKLCPSCGV; encoded by the exons ATGACAATGGAGAATGCTGCCCACCTCCAAAGTCAGCTAACCTCTCTCATGAACGCGGTAATGAGGGCAGCGGTCGTGGAAATAGTCAGACTTGTAGAGGGCAGCGCTGTGGCCCTTCGCGACGAGTTGTCCAAGAGTAAACGGGAGAACGAAGCACTGAAAGCCGAGAACGAGTCGAATAAAAATAAGATGCAAAATTTGGAAGCAAAACTAGCTGCGGAGCAGCGTTCTCTTGGTTGTCATGTAGCCGAAGCTGGTGGCG ATCAATTTGTCCAAACAAAGGAAGATGTTAAGGCTTGTGCAGAGAAGACCCGTGCAAGGCTACAATCTTTGCAGCCAGCAGGCCAATCCCAG GCTACAGCTTTCAATAAAGGGGAAGGCCTAAAAGTTGTTGCCATGGAGAAGGATGGAATACAAGTACTTCGCATCAAGAAGGAAATACATGAAGGCACAGAACATGACACACCATGTCCAATGACCG GTGAGCAGCCGTGTCCCAAAGTGGACATGGTGTATGGCAAGGAGTGGAGCCAAAGCCTGTGGCGAGATGGAAAAGAAATAGGAGACCGCAGTGatggaacagaggagaaagaaaCTCCAGGACCATCAATGACCCAGCATCAG ATTGCAACTGGTAGCAACAAGAAGAAGCGCTGCGACGTGTGTGGAcccaagaaggacaggaagacacagtacacatgcgtcaagtgcaagaaatacatttgcagcacacacacagtaaaactctGTCCCTCATGTGGTGTGTAG
- the LOC124008393 gene encoding uncharacterized protein LOC124008393 isoform X3, with protein sequence MTMENAAHLQSQLTSLMNAVMRAAVVEIVRLVEGSAVALRDELSKSKRENEALKAENESNKNKMQNLEAKLAAEQRSLGCHVAEAGGDQFVQTKEDVKACAEKTRARLQSLQPAGQSQATAFNKGEGLKVVAMEKDGIQVLRIKKEIHEGTEHDTPCPMTGEQPCPKVDMVYGKEWSQSLWRDGKEIGDRSDGTEEKETPGPSMTQHQNGGSTSVQ encoded by the exons ATGACAATGGAGAATGCTGCCCACCTCCAAAGTCAGCTAACCTCTCTCATGAACGCGGTAATGAGGGCAGCGGTCGTGGAAATAGTCAGACTTGTAGAGGGCAGCGCTGTGGCCCTTCGCGACGAGTTGTCCAAGAGTAAACGGGAGAACGAAGCACTGAAAGCCGAGAACGAGTCGAATAAAAATAAGATGCAAAATTTGGAAGCAAAACTAGCTGCGGAGCAGCGTTCTCTTGGTTGTCATGTAGCCGAAGCTGGTGGCG ATCAATTTGTCCAAACAAAGGAAGATGTTAAGGCTTGTGCAGAGAAGACCCGTGCAAGGCTACAATCTTTGCAGCCAGCAGGCCAATCCCAG GCTACAGCTTTCAATAAAGGGGAAGGCCTAAAAGTTGTTGCCATGGAGAAGGATGGAATACAAGTACTTCGCATCAAGAAGGAAATACATGAAGGCACAGAACATGACACACCATGTCCAATGACCG GTGAGCAGCCGTGTCCCAAAGTGGACATGGTGTATGGCAAGGAGTGGAGCCAAAGCCTGTGGCGAGATGGAAAAGAAATAGGAGACCGCAGTGatggaacagaggagaaagaaaCTCCAGGACCATCAATGACCCAGCATCAG AACGGAGGTTCCACTTCAGTGCAGTAA
- the LOC124008568 gene encoding uncharacterized protein LOC124008568: MANCDYLQTQLTSVLNSLVKIAVVELLRIVEDSAVELRLEVSKSKFENEALKIENESNKNKLQSLEAELWTAGNRPCSMCYRCVGTPARGKGGCVSPKRDRDAAGPPNSSEEDNASSWLQQSAHTMDETTAAMERDGIQIVVIKNEAGHEGTHRKKDPQAGISTEGEQPCPKVDMVYGKEWSQSLWRDRDAVKEDSAGPSVTHRQWLTPGQSSSVDLRNLRRRRRVRTQPHPQRRGTYLRYTPEQRAKIARMCMEVGAQMAAAMMSEELGRRISPNTVRSMRISYEQTVESMGVQKVEDLPHLRPFRTDMFDEEITRFVMVRKRAGGQVSPSMLMVATRDIVMRRNPEMLAENGGHILISTNWARCWLRRLAGNRITSKR, translated from the exons ATGGCGAATTGTGACTATTTACAAACTCAGCTAACCTCTGTTTTGAACTCGCTTGTTAAAATTGCGGTCGTGGAACTACTGCGAATTGTGGAGGATAGCGCCGTTGAACTTCGTCTGGAGGTGTCCAAGAGTAAATTTGAGAACGAAGCACTGAAAATTGAGAACGAGTCTAACAAAAACAAGTTACAGAGTTTGGAAGCAGAACTGTGGACAGCGGGAAATCGACCATGTTCCATGTGTTATCGTTGTGTTGGAACTCCAGCTCGCGGTAAAG GTGGATGCGTCAGCCCCAAAAGAGATAGAGATGCTGCTGGTCCTCCTAATTCTTCAGAGGAGGACAATGCATCATCATGGCTGCAACAATCTGCTCATACCATGGACGAG ACTACAGCAGCCATGGAGAGGGATGGGATTCAAATCGTTGTCATTAAGAATGAAGCAGGGCATGAAGGTACACATAGGAAGAAGGACCCACAGGCTGGAATTTCAACAGAAG GTGAGCAGCCATGTCCCAAAGTGGACATGGTGTATGGCAAGGAGTGGAGCCAAAGCCTGTGGCGAGACAGAGATGCTGTCAAGGAGGACTCTGCAGGACCATCGGTGACCCATCGACAG TGGCTTACACCTGGGCAGTCAAGCTCTGTGGACTTACGAAATCTGCGCCGGCGCCGAAGAGTAAGAACTCAACCGCACCCTCAAAGGAGAGGGACCTACCTCAGGTACACCCCCGAGCAAAGGGCCAAGATTGCGCGGATGTGCATGGAGGTGGGTGCACAGATGGCCGCAGCCATGATGTCTGAGGAATTGGGAAGACGCATCAGCCCCAACACTGTGAGGTCCATGAGGATCAGCTACGAACAGACGGTCGAAAGCATGGGCGTCCAGAAAGTGGAAGACCTACCCCATTTGAGGCCATTCAGAACAGACATGTTTGATGAGGAGATTACTCGCTTCGTAATGGTGAGGAAAAGAGCTGGAGGTCAGGTTAGCCCGTCCATGCTGATGGTAGCCACACGAGACATTGTGATGCGCAGAAACCCAGAGATGCTGGCAGAGAATGGCGGTCATATCCTAATCAGCACAAATTGGGCCCGTTGTTGGCTCCGGCGGTTGGCAGGAAATAGAATCACGTCAAAGAGGTAG
- the LOC124008393 gene encoding uncharacterized protein LOC124008393 isoform X1, translating into MTMENAAHLQSQLTSLMNAVMRAAVVEIVRLVEGSAVALRDELSKSKRENEALKAENESNKNKMQNLEAKLAAEQRSLGCHVAEAGGDQFVQTKEDVKACAEKTRARLQSLQPAGQSQATAFNKGEGLKVVAMEKDGIQVLRIKKEIHEGTEHDTPCPMTGEQPCPKVDMVYGKEWSQSLWRDGKEIGDRSDGTEEKETPGPSMTQHQKRRIVHYADDWIEEDWIKEEGVPVETNESIDASVIPFMADSDLSEYGDGLSTLCSQANCMDAMTESLKGRLGSVRDKQTTRLKTGLLGNTNAKKKQRIIELGWMDFNEKGKEFKQVRTVNGGGTRHLYVDKKKSVEEIKVMAEEMFFPNGLSRKNTQLEDYHREIRWRYSQVNNSSTVEELYEETKVGCLRLYLCTKAHSVCDFGVVVSAASAYTQSTRCA; encoded by the exons ATGACAATGGAGAATGCTGCCCACCTCCAAAGTCAGCTAACCTCTCTCATGAACGCGGTAATGAGGGCAGCGGTCGTGGAAATAGTCAGACTTGTAGAGGGCAGCGCTGTGGCCCTTCGCGACGAGTTGTCCAAGAGTAAACGGGAGAACGAAGCACTGAAAGCCGAGAACGAGTCGAATAAAAATAAGATGCAAAATTTGGAAGCAAAACTAGCTGCGGAGCAGCGTTCTCTTGGTTGTCATGTAGCCGAAGCTGGTGGCG ATCAATTTGTCCAAACAAAGGAAGATGTTAAGGCTTGTGCAGAGAAGACCCGTGCAAGGCTACAATCTTTGCAGCCAGCAGGCCAATCCCAG GCTACAGCTTTCAATAAAGGGGAAGGCCTAAAAGTTGTTGCCATGGAGAAGGATGGAATACAAGTACTTCGCATCAAGAAGGAAATACATGAAGGCACAGAACATGACACACCATGTCCAATGACCG GTGAGCAGCCGTGTCCCAAAGTGGACATGGTGTATGGCAAGGAGTGGAGCCAAAGCCTGTGGCGAGATGGAAAAGAAATAGGAGACCGCAGTGatggaacagaggagaaagaaaCTCCAGGACCATCAATGACCCAGCATCAG AAAAGGAGAATTGTCCATTATGCAGATGATTGGATTGAAGAGGACTGGATTAAAGAGGAGGGCGTACCAGTGGAAACCAATGAAAGT ATTGATGCTTCAGTCATCCCATTCATGGCGGACAGTGATTTGTCAGAGTATGGAGACGGACTATCCACACTTTGCAGCCAAGCGAATTGCATGGATGCCATGACAGAGAGCTTGAAAGGCAGATTAGGGTCTGTTAGGGATAAACAAACCACACGATTAAAAACGGGATTGTTGGGGAATACCAATGCCAAGAAGAAACAGAGAATAATTGAACTAGGCTGGATGGACTTCAATGAAAAGGGTAAAGAGTTCAAGCAAGTCAGGACAGTAAACGGTGGCGGTACAAGACACCTCTATGTTGACAAAAAGAAATCTGTTGAGGAAATCAAAGTAATGGCAGAGGAAATGTTCTTCCCAAATGGACTTTCAAGGAAAAACACACAACTGGAGGACTATCATCGAGAAATCAGATGGAGGTACTCTCAAGTAAACAATTCAAGCACTGTGGAAGAGCTTTATGAGGAAACCAAAGTGGGATGTCTACGACTCTATCTTTGCACAAAGGCACACAGTGTCTGCGATTTTGGGGTTGTAGTCAGTGCCGCCTCTGCCTATACACAGAGTACGCGCTGCGCGTAG